In Mycobacterium sp. JS623, one genomic interval encodes:
- a CDS encoding peptidase E — MPADAPTILATSGGFREGQRTRWEFSELTEYAIELAGVSGRAPRLCFVATAVGDNPTVLHWLIDAAQARGFHASHLTLFPMPNVDDITAHLLDHDVVWVFGGSVAGLLAMWRLHGVDTAMRTAWQAGVVLTGISAGSICWHVGGTTDSFGPELRPVTDGLGLVPYSNGVHYDSEPQRRPLFQRLIADGALPAGYATDDGAGILYRGTDFVEAVSERDCAAAYFVDDAKESRLETRRL, encoded by the coding sequence GTGCCAGCCGACGCCCCGACCATCCTTGCGACCAGCGGCGGCTTCCGGGAAGGCCAACGCACCCGTTGGGAGTTCAGCGAGCTGACCGAATATGCGATCGAGTTGGCCGGAGTTTCGGGACGGGCGCCGCGGCTGTGTTTCGTGGCGACCGCGGTCGGCGACAATCCCACCGTGCTGCACTGGCTCATCGACGCTGCACAGGCGCGGGGGTTCCACGCTTCGCATCTGACGCTGTTTCCGATGCCCAACGTCGATGACATCACCGCGCATCTGCTCGACCACGACGTGGTGTGGGTGTTCGGCGGCAGCGTCGCGGGTCTGCTGGCGATGTGGCGGCTGCACGGCGTCGACACCGCGATGCGAACCGCGTGGCAGGCCGGCGTGGTGCTCACCGGCATCTCCGCGGGATCGATCTGCTGGCACGTCGGCGGCACCACGGACTCATTCGGGCCTGAGCTTCGGCCCGTCACAGACGGGCTTGGGCTGGTGCCGTACTCGAACGGTGTGCACTACGACTCCGAACCGCAGCGCCGTCCGCTGTTTCAACGTCTGATCGCGGATGGCGCGCTGCCTGCCGGTTACGCCACTGACGACGGGGCCGGTATCCTCTACCGCGGCACCGACTTCGTCGAAGCCGTCAGCGAAAGAGACTGCGCCGCAGCATATTTCGTCGATGACGCCAAGGAGTCTCGACTCGAAACGCGTCGGCTTTAA
- a CDS encoding SRPBCC family protein, protein MTEERMTATLTIQAPAQDVFDVLADPSTHQAIDGTGWVRESLGGKPITEEGQVFRMAMYHPNHPNKDYEMANRIEAFDPPRAIAWQPGQGPDDAHLEFGGWVWRYDLEPVGPGETAVTLIYDWSAVPQQTRDHIGFPPFPRDHLTRSLKNLAHLSQTR, encoded by the coding sequence ATGACTGAAGAACGCATGACTGCCACCCTCACAATCCAGGCGCCGGCCCAAGACGTCTTCGACGTGCTGGCCGACCCGTCGACCCATCAGGCGATCGACGGCACCGGTTGGGTGCGGGAGTCGCTGGGCGGCAAGCCGATCACCGAAGAAGGTCAAGTCTTCAGGATGGCCATGTACCACCCCAACCATCCGAACAAGGATTACGAAATGGCGAACCGGATCGAGGCATTCGACCCGCCCCGAGCCATCGCCTGGCAGCCTGGCCAGGGCCCCGACGACGCCCACCTCGAATTCGGTGGCTGGGTCTGGCGCTACGACCTCGAGCCCGTAGGGCCGGGCGAAACGGCGGTCACGTTGATCTACGACTGGTCCGCGGTGCCGCAGCAGACACGCGACCACATCGGGTTCCCGCCGTTCCCCCGTGATCATCTCACCAGGTCACTGAAGAACTTGGCGCACCTGTCTCAAACCCGGTGA
- a CDS encoding DEAD/DEAH box helicase, with translation MPAFAAPDTQALRGWQRRALVRYLGAKPRDFLAVATPGAGKTAFALRIAGELLADGTVERITVVVPTEHLKTQWAQAAARVGIALDPKFSNSSAQTSSEYHGVVVTYAQVASHPTRHRVRTENYRTLVIFDEIHHGGDAKSWGDAIREAYADATRRLALTGTPFRSDDSPIPFVTYEPDGDGLMRSQADHSYGYAEALADGVVRPVVFLAYSGEARWRDSAGEEHAARLGEPLTAEQTARAWRTALNPAGEWMPAVIAAADKRLQQKRQHVPDAGGMVIASDQTAARAYAELLTKITGEAPTVVLSDDPGSSDRISQFSAGTSRWLVAVRMVSEGVDVPRLAVGVYATSASTPLFFAQAVGRFVRTRQPGETASIFLPSVPNLLLLASEMEAQRNHVLGKPHRESDGLDDDLLADAAKQKDESSDTDTRYEMLGADAELDQVIFDGSSFGTATPAGSEEEADYLGIPGLLDAEQMRDLLRRRQEEQLTKRTASGEVPRPSTHGQLRELRRELNTLVSVAHHRTGKPHGWIHKELRRICGGPPIAAATTDQLKARIEAVRTLQA, from the coding sequence GTGCCGGCTTTTGCAGCGCCCGACACCCAGGCTTTGCGGGGCTGGCAGCGTCGGGCATTGGTGCGGTATCTCGGCGCCAAGCCACGCGATTTCCTGGCCGTTGCCACCCCCGGCGCAGGCAAGACGGCGTTTGCCCTGCGCATCGCCGGGGAGCTGCTGGCCGACGGCACCGTCGAGCGAATCACGGTCGTCGTGCCCACCGAACACCTCAAGACGCAGTGGGCGCAGGCAGCCGCGAGGGTCGGCATTGCGCTGGATCCCAAGTTCTCGAATTCGTCGGCGCAGACGTCGTCGGAGTACCACGGCGTCGTCGTCACCTATGCCCAGGTGGCCAGCCACCCGACCCGGCACCGGGTGCGCACCGAGAACTACCGGACCCTTGTCATCTTCGACGAGATCCACCACGGCGGCGACGCGAAGAGTTGGGGCGACGCCATCCGCGAGGCCTACGCCGATGCGACGCGGCGGCTGGCGCTGACGGGTACGCCGTTCCGTAGCGACGACAGCCCGATCCCGTTCGTCACCTACGAGCCCGACGGCGACGGGCTGATGCGCTCGCAGGCCGACCACTCCTACGGGTATGCAGAGGCGTTGGCCGACGGTGTCGTGCGGCCTGTCGTGTTCCTGGCCTACTCGGGCGAGGCCCGGTGGCGCGACAGCGCGGGCGAGGAACACGCGGCACGGCTCGGCGAGCCGCTGACCGCCGAGCAGACGGCCCGCGCGTGGCGAACCGCTTTGAATCCTGCGGGTGAGTGGATGCCCGCGGTGATCGCCGCCGCGGACAAGCGGCTGCAGCAGAAGCGCCAACACGTCCCAGACGCCGGCGGCATGGTCATCGCGTCGGATCAGACCGCCGCGCGCGCCTACGCCGAATTGCTCACCAAAATCACCGGTGAGGCGCCGACGGTCGTGCTTTCCGACGACCCAGGGTCCTCGGACCGCATCAGCCAGTTCTCGGCTGGGACGAGCCGCTGGCTGGTCGCGGTGCGGATGGTCTCCGAAGGCGTCGACGTGCCACGGCTCGCCGTGGGTGTGTACGCGACGAGCGCGTCGACGCCGCTGTTCTTCGCGCAGGCGGTCGGACGCTTCGTCCGGACCCGCCAACCCGGTGAGACGGCGAGCATCTTCTTGCCGTCGGTACCCAATCTGCTGCTGCTGGCCAGCGAGATGGAAGCGCAGCGCAACCACGTGCTCGGCAAGCCGCATCGGGAGTCCGACGGCCTCGACGATGACCTGCTTGCGGACGCCGCGAAGCAGAAAGACGAGTCCAGCGATACGGATACCCGCTACGAGATGCTAGGTGCCGACGCCGAGCTTGATCAGGTGATCTTCGATGGCTCGTCGTTCGGTACCGCTACACCCGCGGGCAGTGAAGAGGAGGCCGACTACCTCGGTATCCCGGGCCTGCTCGACGCGGAACAGATGCGAGACCTGTTGCGGCGCAGGCAAGAAGAGCAACTCACCAAGAGAACGGCCAGCGGTGAGGTGCCGCGGCCGTCAACGCACGGGCAGTTGCGCGAGCTGCGTCGCGAGCTCAACACGCTGGTGTCGGTGGCCCACCACCGTACCGGCAAGCCGCACGGCTGGATCCATAAGGAGTTGCGTCGGATCTGCGGCGGTCCGCCGATCGCCGCGGCGACGACCGATCAGCTCAAGGCCCGCATCGAAGCGGTGCGCACACTGCAGGCCTAG
- a CDS encoding excinuclease ABC subunit UvrA, giving the protein MTPTSYPSTDDIDPCVRVYGTRVHNLRGVDVVAPRDALVVFTGISGSGKSSLAFGTIYAEAQRRYFESVAPYARRLLLPTGAPKVDDITGLPPAVALQQRRGSATSRSTVGTVTTLSNLLRMLFSRAGTYPRDATERLDSDAFSPNTAVGACPECHGLGRIHRVTEETLVPDPSLTIREGAVAAWPGAWQGQNLRDILITLGYDIDKPWRKLPKRQRDWILFTDEQPTVEIDPGQHPVQADYYYNGTFSSAERHVRHTLANSHSAMMRRRVLQFVDSVDCPVCQGSGLRPEALKVTFAGRTIADYATMPLTDLANTLRPTASRTDAAAAYESTQSGELTEVATMIAADLVARLQILIDLGLGYLTLSRRTPTVSPGELQRLRLATQLRAGLFGVLYVLDEPSAGLHPADAEPLLDVLDRLRRAGNSLFVVEHDMDVVRRADWIVDVGPGAGELGGDVLYSGPVPDLAGVEESITRRYLFDGAEPPSRDPRTQTGRLRLRGINFHNLKDVDVDLPLGVYTAVTGVSGSGKSTLVVKVLGDVVSNHLGTGRATESAESDDDESGTGIIDLDHDASVGVTAEGVEEINRLVSVDQRPIGRTPRSTLATYTGLFDAVRREFAATPKARRRGWTAGRFSFNVAEGRCPTCQGEGFVSVELLFLPGTYATCPACQGARYSEQTLEVRYRDRTIADVLAMTVDEAAEFLADVVPAARSLTTLQEVGLGYLRLGQPATELSGGEAQRIKLASELQRPRRGHTLYVLDEPTTGLHPADVDLLDRQLHRLVDAGNTVVVAEHDMRMVAGADWVIDLGPGAGNDGGRVVVTGPPAKVARAKRSRTAPYLAKRLAASAIR; this is encoded by the coding sequence ATGACTCCTACGTCCTACCCAAGCACTGACGACATCGACCCTTGCGTACGCGTTTACGGGACGCGGGTCCACAATCTACGGGGAGTCGACGTAGTCGCGCCGCGTGACGCGCTGGTCGTATTCACCGGGATCTCTGGTTCCGGCAAGTCTTCGCTCGCCTTCGGGACCATTTATGCCGAGGCTCAGCGCCGCTACTTCGAATCGGTCGCTCCGTATGCCCGACGCCTGCTGTTGCCAACCGGCGCGCCAAAGGTAGATGACATCACCGGGCTACCGCCCGCTGTCGCGCTGCAACAGCGCCGGGGTTCGGCCACCTCACGGTCGACCGTCGGCACCGTCACCACCCTGTCGAACCTGCTGCGGATGTTGTTCTCCCGCGCCGGGACCTACCCGCGCGACGCCACGGAACGTCTGGACTCCGACGCCTTCTCCCCGAACACCGCGGTCGGGGCGTGCCCCGAATGTCACGGGCTGGGACGCATCCACCGGGTGACCGAAGAGACGCTGGTACCGGATCCGTCGCTGACCATCCGAGAGGGCGCCGTCGCAGCCTGGCCGGGTGCCTGGCAGGGCCAAAATCTGCGTGACATCCTCATCACTCTCGGATATGACATCGACAAGCCATGGCGGAAGCTTCCTAAGCGGCAACGCGATTGGATTCTGTTCACCGACGAACAGCCGACTGTCGAGATCGATCCGGGTCAGCATCCCGTGCAGGCCGATTATTACTACAACGGCACGTTCTCGAGCGCCGAGCGCCATGTCCGTCACACGTTGGCGAACTCGCATAGCGCGATGATGCGTCGCCGCGTGCTGCAGTTCGTCGACAGTGTCGACTGCCCTGTGTGCCAGGGTTCCGGGTTGCGGCCGGAGGCGCTGAAGGTGACATTCGCCGGGCGTACGATCGCAGATTACGCGACAATGCCGTTGACGGACCTCGCGAATACCTTGCGACCCACCGCTTCTCGAACCGACGCCGCCGCCGCCTACGAGTCCACGCAATCCGGTGAGCTGACCGAAGTGGCGACCATGATCGCCGCTGACCTGGTTGCACGCCTGCAGATACTCATCGATCTCGGTCTCGGGTATCTCACGCTCAGCCGCCGCACGCCGACGGTGTCACCCGGCGAATTGCAGCGATTGCGGCTGGCCACGCAGCTGCGAGCCGGCCTTTTCGGAGTGCTCTACGTCCTTGACGAGCCGTCGGCAGGTCTGCACCCTGCCGACGCCGAACCACTACTCGATGTGCTCGATCGCCTACGGCGAGCGGGCAATTCGCTATTCGTCGTCGAGCATGACATGGACGTCGTCCGTCGTGCCGATTGGATCGTCGACGTCGGACCAGGGGCCGGTGAACTCGGCGGGGACGTACTCTACAGCGGACCGGTGCCGGATCTCGCAGGCGTCGAGGAGTCGATTACGCGCCGGTATCTGTTCGACGGGGCAGAGCCGCCATCTCGTGATCCCCGCACGCAGACGGGGCGGTTGCGGTTGCGCGGCATCAACTTTCACAATCTGAAAGACGTCGACGTGGACCTGCCGCTGGGGGTGTACACGGCGGTCACCGGTGTGTCTGGCTCAGGAAAGTCGACGCTCGTCGTCAAGGTTCTCGGCGACGTCGTCAGCAACCACCTCGGAACGGGCCGCGCAACCGAGTCGGCCGAATCCGACGATGACGAATCCGGCACGGGGATAATCGATCTCGACCACGACGCGAGCGTCGGCGTGACGGCTGAGGGAGTTGAGGAGATCAACCGACTGGTGTCGGTCGACCAGCGCCCAATCGGACGCACACCGCGGTCGACGCTAGCGACCTACACCGGCCTGTTCGACGCCGTGCGCCGCGAATTCGCCGCGACCCCGAAGGCGCGTCGCCGCGGGTGGACCGCGGGCAGGTTTTCGTTCAACGTGGCCGAAGGGCGGTGCCCAACCTGTCAGGGGGAGGGGTTCGTCTCGGTGGAGTTGCTGTTTCTGCCTGGCACATACGCCACATGTCCGGCGTGTCAGGGCGCGCGCTACTCCGAGCAGACGCTGGAGGTGCGGTATCGGGATCGGACGATCGCCGACGTGCTCGCGATGACCGTCGACGAGGCCGCGGAGTTCCTCGCCGACGTCGTGCCTGCTGCTCGCAGTCTCACCACACTTCAGGAGGTCGGGCTGGGATATCTGCGTCTCGGGCAGCCCGCGACCGAGCTGTCGGGCGGCGAGGCCCAGCGGATCAAGCTGGCGTCCGAACTGCAGCGGCCTCGGCGCGGCCATACCCTCTACGTCCTCGACGAACCGACCACCGGCCTGCACCCCGCCGATGTGGATCTACTCGATCGACAACTGCACCGTCTGGTCGACGCAGGCAATACCGTCGTGGTGGCCGAACATGACATGCGGATGGTCGCGGGCGCGGACTGGGTGATCGATCTGGGGCCTGGCGCGGGGAATGACGGCGGTCGGGTCGTGGTCACCGGACCACCGGCGAAGGTTGCACGTGCGAAACGGAGCCGCACTGCGCCATACCTGGCGAAGCGGTTGGCGGCGTCCGCTATTCGATGA
- a CDS encoding cupin domain-containing protein: MSLIVPPYPPPRYTKDQPEVSARLRRGDEAPDHDSFGLVKYHYLANQQATDGDYGLYRVEIAPKGGGPGPHFHRAMSEAFFVLSGTIKLYDGTDWVDGQPNDFLYVPPGGIHGFRNEADEPTSILMLFAPGAPREHYFEGMAKLGEMSDDERREWLIANDNFFIE; this comes from the coding sequence ATGTCTCTGATCGTGCCGCCCTATCCCCCGCCCCGGTACACCAAGGACCAGCCTGAGGTCAGCGCCCGGCTTCGGCGAGGCGACGAGGCGCCGGATCACGACTCGTTCGGCCTCGTGAAGTACCACTATCTGGCCAACCAACAGGCCACCGACGGCGACTATGGGCTCTACCGGGTGGAGATCGCACCGAAGGGCGGCGGACCGGGCCCGCACTTTCACCGTGCGATGTCCGAGGCGTTCTTCGTGTTGTCGGGCACCATCAAGCTGTACGACGGCACCGACTGGGTCGACGGGCAGCCGAACGACTTCCTCTACGTTCCGCCCGGCGGGATCCACGGTTTTCGCAATGAGGCCGACGAGCCGACGTCGATCTTGATGCTGTTTGCTCCCGGCGCGCCGCGAGAGCACTACTTCGAGGGCATGGCCAAGCTCGGCGAGATGTCCGACGACGAGCGTCGCGAATGGCTCATCGCCAACGACAACTTCTTCATCGAATAG
- a CDS encoding polysaccharide deacetylase family protein produces the protein MLSRRAFMATVAGSVVAVGLGAPSAAAAPLDPDPAAVATLNRGRMPTQWGIALPGVATTFAPNGKQIALTFDACRGACDEALLNTLQRNGIPAVLFFCAKWIDANPGRAAQLAANPLFDIGNHGARHVPLSVTGRSAYGIAGTRSSDEVVQEVWTNHDKITALTGRAPTWFRPGTAHYDDVAVEIVRELGQQPLGFSVNGDNGAKASAAAVRSAVVGAAPGSIVLAHMNHPESGTAAGIGDAITAMHAAGWEFVSLDGQTVQ, from the coding sequence GTGCTGAGTCGGCGGGCGTTCATGGCTACCGTTGCGGGTTCGGTAGTGGCCGTCGGCCTCGGCGCACCATCAGCGGCCGCGGCGCCGCTCGACCCAGACCCTGCGGCGGTCGCGACGCTCAACCGCGGCCGGATGCCAACTCAATGGGGCATCGCGTTGCCCGGTGTCGCCACGACGTTCGCCCCCAACGGGAAACAAATTGCGCTGACCTTCGACGCCTGCAGAGGAGCATGCGACGAGGCGTTGCTGAACACGCTCCAGCGCAACGGTATTCCAGCCGTGTTGTTCTTCTGTGCGAAGTGGATCGACGCCAATCCCGGCCGCGCTGCACAATTGGCCGCAAATCCGTTGTTCGACATCGGCAATCACGGCGCACGTCATGTTCCGCTGTCTGTCACCGGGCGATCCGCGTACGGCATCGCCGGGACTCGCTCGAGCGATGAGGTGGTGCAAGAGGTGTGGACCAATCACGACAAGATCACCGCGCTGACGGGGAGAGCGCCGACCTGGTTCCGGCCCGGCACAGCCCACTACGACGACGTCGCCGTTGAGATCGTGCGCGAGCTCGGCCAGCAGCCACTCGGCTTCTCCGTGAACGGCGACAATGGCGCGAAGGCGTCCGCGGCGGCTGTTCGATCGGCGGTCGTCGGCGCGGCGCCGGGCTCGATCGTGCTGGCCCACATGAACCATCCGGAGTCGGGCACCGCCGCCGGGATCGGCGACGCGATCACCGCGATGCACGCAGCTGGCTGGGAGTTCGTTTCACTCGATGGCCAAACGGTCCAGTAA
- a CDS encoding undecaprenyl-diphosphate phosphatase — MSSHLSYVEAVVVGAFQGVTELFPVSSLGHSVLVPALVGGRWAQDLDVSAPESPYLAFIVGLHVATAAALLVFFWRDWVAIIGGFVTSVRYRRVSTTAERLAWLIVLATIPVGIAGLALEHLFRTTLGRPIPAAAFLAANGIVLYAGERLRRRAPAVVGGTPEDSALAPPDERIARLSMGQGVLIGCAQILALLPGISRSGITMVAGLWRGLNHEEAARFSFLLATPVILAAGVLKVPDLFGPLGEGIHGQVLAGSVASFVAAYLAVRFLTRYFETRTLTPFAIYCTVAGVGSLIWLLR; from the coding sequence ATGAGCAGTCACCTCAGTTATGTCGAAGCCGTTGTGGTGGGCGCGTTTCAGGGCGTCACCGAGTTGTTTCCCGTGTCGAGCCTCGGGCATTCGGTGTTGGTCCCTGCCCTGGTCGGGGGGCGGTGGGCACAGGACCTCGACGTGTCCGCACCGGAGTCGCCGTATCTCGCGTTCATCGTGGGCTTGCACGTGGCAACCGCTGCGGCGTTGCTGGTGTTTTTCTGGCGCGACTGGGTGGCGATCATCGGCGGTTTCGTCACGTCTGTGCGCTATCGCCGGGTGAGCACGACGGCAGAACGCCTGGCTTGGCTGATCGTGCTGGCGACAATCCCCGTCGGGATCGCCGGACTTGCGCTCGAGCACCTGTTTCGGACCACGCTGGGCCGTCCGATACCGGCTGCGGCGTTTCTGGCTGCCAACGGCATCGTGCTGTATGCCGGGGAGCGGTTGCGCCGCCGCGCACCCGCGGTGGTGGGTGGCACCCCGGAAGACAGCGCGCTGGCGCCGCCCGACGAACGCATTGCACGACTGTCGATGGGGCAGGGCGTGCTGATCGGCTGCGCGCAGATTCTGGCGCTGCTGCCCGGTATCAGCCGATCGGGGATCACGATGGTGGCCGGGCTGTGGCGTGGCCTCAATCATGAAGAGGCGGCCCGGTTTTCGTTTCTGCTCGCCACGCCGGTGATCCTTGCGGCCGGTGTGCTGAAGGTTCCCGACCTGTTCGGTCCGCTGGGCGAGGGCATCCACGGCCAGGTGCTCGCTGGCAGCGTCGCATCGTTCGTCGCCGCGTACCTGGCCGTGCGGTTCCTGACCCGGTACTTCGAAACCCGAACGCTGACGCCGTTCGCGATCTATTGCACCGTCGCCGGTGTCGGCAGCCTGATCTGGTTGCTGCGCTGA
- a CDS encoding cytochrome c oxidase assembly protein, with translation MDPAHVPLTWSVSLTHWQWDTGAVLAVIVLSVGYGRAWRRCEVLTRKHAWCFGIGVVWLAAATMSVIGVYAGTLFWVRALQVLLLLFVIPFFLAMGRPVTALRMNRAVTTPAARVLFHPTATSVAMLATPWLLYLTPWYVAALRSGIVGAATRLLLLLIGFGYFYARLQADPVPRRYSQLISLVISIVESIGDGLLGIVLWLGPLIAADYYAGRQWGPSMRVDQSIGAGILWIVGDVLGVSFIIVLMRLFSADERERATAVDAELEMAEAPSGLWWEHDPQLRDRMGRR, from the coding sequence ATGGATCCGGCGCATGTGCCGCTGACGTGGTCCGTGTCGCTCACGCACTGGCAGTGGGACACCGGGGCTGTCCTGGCGGTCATCGTGTTGAGCGTTGGCTACGGTCGGGCATGGCGAAGATGCGAGGTGTTGACGCGCAAGCACGCGTGGTGTTTTGGCATCGGCGTCGTTTGGTTGGCTGCGGCGACCATGAGCGTGATCGGCGTGTACGCCGGCACGCTGTTCTGGGTGCGGGCGCTGCAGGTGTTGCTGCTGCTGTTCGTCATTCCGTTCTTCCTCGCGATGGGAAGGCCGGTGACGGCATTGCGTATGAACCGCGCAGTCACGACGCCAGCGGCGCGCGTCCTCTTTCATCCAACGGCGACGTCGGTGGCGATGCTTGCCACGCCGTGGCTGCTGTACCTCACACCGTGGTACGTCGCCGCTCTGCGTAGCGGGATCGTGGGGGCGGCGACGCGACTGTTGTTGCTGCTGATTGGTTTTGGCTACTTCTATGCCCGGCTGCAGGCTGACCCGGTGCCGCGCCGGTATTCGCAGCTGATCTCACTCGTCATCAGCATCGTCGAGTCGATTGGCGACGGGTTACTGGGCATCGTGTTGTGGCTCGGGCCCCTGATCGCCGCCGACTACTACGCGGGCAGACAGTGGGGGCCGAGCATGCGCGTCGATCAATCGATCGGCGCAGGCATCCTGTGGATCGTCGGTGATGTGCTCGGCGTCTCGTTCATCATCGTGCTGATGCGTCTCTTCTCGGCCGATGAACGCGAGCGGGCGACGGCCGTCGACGCTGAACTCGAGATGGCCGAGGCGCCGTCGGGCCTGTGGTGGGAACACGATCCGCAACTACGCGATCGGATGGGTCGCCGATGA
- a CDS encoding VWA domain-containing protein, with product MTIPVLGTLSVSGFTNAWFLLFFLAVAVMAAAYVVAQRARRRRVMRFANLDLLQSVVRPRRRRWRHLPAALLVASLALLTTAMAGPTHDLRVPRNRAVVMLVIDVSESMVATDVAPNRLAAAKEAGKRFADELTPGINLGLVEFAGNATLLMAPTTDRDAVKAAIDTLKAAERTATGEGIFTALQAIAATTAVLGGGDGPPPARIVLESDGKETVPGEPDAPRGAFTAAHAAKEQGVEISTISFGTPDGTVTLNDQEIPVPVDDSTLQRISEISGGQAFHADSLDTLNSVYSTLQRNIGFETIAGDASAAWIRLGALVLIVALAAAAMLNRRLPD from the coding sequence ATGACCATCCCTGTGCTGGGCACACTTTCGGTGTCCGGGTTCACCAACGCCTGGTTTTTGCTGTTCTTCCTCGCGGTGGCGGTGATGGCGGCGGCCTACGTCGTGGCGCAACGCGCACGGCGGCGACGGGTGATGCGGTTCGCCAATCTCGACTTGCTGCAATCGGTGGTCCGGCCGCGCCGGCGCCGCTGGCGACACCTGCCCGCGGCGCTGCTCGTCGCGTCCCTGGCATTGTTGACGACCGCGATGGCGGGCCCGACACATGACCTTCGCGTGCCGCGCAACCGTGCGGTCGTGATGCTCGTCATCGACGTGTCAGAGTCAATGGTGGCGACGGACGTCGCGCCGAACAGGCTGGCGGCAGCCAAGGAGGCGGGCAAGCGATTCGCCGACGAGCTGACCCCAGGAATCAACCTGGGCTTGGTCGAATTCGCGGGTAATGCAACACTATTGATGGCGCCGACCACCGACCGTGATGCCGTCAAGGCCGCCATCGACACGCTCAAGGCTGCCGAACGCACCGCGACCGGCGAGGGAATCTTCACCGCGCTGCAGGCGATCGCGGCAACCACCGCCGTCCTTGGCGGCGGAGACGGTCCGCCGCCTGCGCGCATCGTCCTTGAATCCGATGGGAAGGAAACGGTGCCCGGCGAGCCCGATGCTCCGCGCGGCGCCTTCACCGCTGCGCACGCCGCGAAGGAACAGGGCGTGGAAATCTCGACGATCTCATTCGGCACACCCGACGGCACCGTCACGCTCAACGATCAAGAAATCCCCGTTCCCGTCGACGACTCGACATTGCAACGGATCAGTGAGATTTCGGGCGGGCAGGCATTCCACGCCGACAGCCTGGACACGCTCAACAGCGTGTATTCGACACTGCAGCGCAACATCGGCTTCGAGACGATTGCCGGCGATGCCAGCGCAGCATGGATTCGGTTGGGAGCGTTGGTCTTGATTGTCGCGCTCGCAGCGGCGGCGATGCTCAACAGGCGGCTGCCGGATTAG
- a CDS encoding VWA domain-containing protein — protein sequence MTAPGLGLLSLSGFDDPGWLVVLIAPAALLGVYVAAQGRRRQRMRRFADPAAASITPNRPSPWRHLPIALLLIALVPLTVALAQPTRDVRVPRDRAVIMLVIDVSQSMLATDVTPNRLTAAEHAAQDFAKQVTPGVNLGLIAFAGSPNVLVAPSPDHQLTVAALDKLKPDDRTATGQAIFSALQSIQTLNAVLKGPDDKPAPATIVLLSDGKENTPDNPNAPQGAYTAARAARQQGVTISTIAFGTPTGSVELKNQTIPVPVDDEMMKAIANLSGGQTSSAATIDELSRNFHAAEDQLGYRIERGPASAGWLRLAVILATAGAVLGLLINRRLPT from the coding sequence GTGACTGCTCCTGGGCTGGGTCTGCTGTCGCTATCCGGGTTCGACGACCCGGGATGGCTGGTCGTGCTGATTGCTCCTGCGGCGCTCCTGGGGGTCTACGTGGCCGCCCAGGGGCGCCGCAGGCAGCGGATGCGGCGGTTCGCCGATCCGGCCGCCGCCTCGATCACGCCGAACCGTCCATCGCCCTGGCGGCACCTGCCGATTGCGCTGTTGCTGATCGCCCTCGTGCCGCTGACCGTGGCACTAGCCCAACCCACCCGAGATGTTCGTGTGCCGCGCGACCGCGCGGTGATCATGCTCGTCATCGACGTATCCCAATCGATGCTCGCCACCGACGTGACGCCGAACCGGCTCACCGCCGCCGAGCACGCTGCGCAGGATTTCGCGAAGCAAGTGACGCCGGGAGTGAACCTCGGCCTCATCGCATTCGCGGGCAGTCCCAACGTCCTGGTCGCCCCCAGCCCCGATCACCAGCTGACTGTCGCGGCCCTCGACAAGCTGAAGCCCGACGACAGGACCGCCACAGGCCAAGCGATTTTCTCTGCGCTGCAATCGATTCAGACCCTCAATGCGGTGCTGAAAGGACCCGATGACAAGCCTGCACCCGCGACCATCGTGCTGCTGTCCGACGGCAAAGAGAACACACCCGATAACCCCAACGCCCCGCAGGGCGCCTACACCGCCGCCCGCGCCGCAAGGCAACAGGGCGTCACCATTTCCACCATCGCGTTCGGGACGCCAACCGGCAGCGTCGAACTCAAGAACCAAACCATTCCCGTTCCGGTCGACGACGAGATGATGAAGGCGATCGCGAACCTCTCAGGCGGCCAAACATCTTCAGCTGCAACCATTGACGAGCTCAGCCGTAACTTTCACGCCGCCGAAGACCAACTGGGCTACCGGATTGAGCGGGGACCCGCCAGCGCGGGATGGCTACGGCTGGCCGTCATCCTCGCCACCGCCGGAGCAGTGCTCGGGCTGCTGATCAATCGCCGACTGCCCACCTAA